A portion of the Rhodococcus pseudokoreensis genome contains these proteins:
- a CDS encoding glycoside hydrolase family 16 protein encodes MSELSRRLWARAAGASLIGMSAVLIAQAAGPPADLAVQTVSSYQKQQALMYDDFNGPAGAPPNPQLWTYDTGGGGWGNGESQTYTAAPSNVRLDGAGHLVIEVRNDGGAYTSARVTTQGRTSLLYGRAEARAKLPRGAGMHPAFWLLGTDLGVVGWPESGEIDVVEAVNGAGQLYSSVIGPRTTGGDWQAGPTTDVAPTFVDDFHTYWVEKAPGRVTFGVDGQITGGVTAASLPPDERWVFDKPFFLLLNVAVGGEWPGPPDSSTPFPAAMVVDWVRVTGD; translated from the coding sequence GTGAGCGAGTTGAGTAGACGATTGTGGGCTCGAGCGGCTGGCGCGTCGCTGATCGGCATGAGCGCCGTGCTGATCGCACAGGCGGCCGGTCCGCCCGCCGACCTCGCGGTGCAGACGGTCTCGTCGTACCAGAAGCAGCAGGCTCTGATGTACGACGACTTCAACGGACCCGCCGGAGCGCCACCGAATCCGCAATTGTGGACCTACGACACCGGCGGCGGCGGATGGGGCAACGGCGAATCCCAGACCTACACGGCGGCACCGTCGAACGTCAGGCTGGACGGTGCCGGGCACCTGGTGATCGAGGTCCGCAACGACGGCGGCGCATACACGTCCGCCCGCGTGACGACTCAGGGACGCACGTCCCTGCTCTACGGTCGCGCCGAGGCGCGGGCGAAGCTTCCTCGCGGAGCCGGAATGCATCCGGCGTTCTGGTTGCTCGGCACAGACCTCGGAGTCGTCGGCTGGCCGGAAAGCGGCGAGATCGACGTGGTCGAGGCGGTCAACGGCGCCGGCCAGTTGTACAGCAGTGTGATCGGGCCGCGGACGACCGGCGGCGACTGGCAGGCGGGCCCCACCACCGACGTGGCTCCCACATTCGTGGACGACTTCCACACGTACTGGGTGGAGAAGGCACCTGGCCGGGTGACGTTCGGGGTGGACGGCCAGATCACCGGCGGCGTCACGGCGGCGAGCCTCCCGCCCGACGAGCGGTGGGTGTTCGACAAGCCGTTTTTCCTCCTGCTCAACGTGGCCGTCGGCGGCGAGTGGCCCGGCCCGCCCGACAGCAGCACACCTTTCCCGGCCGCGATGGTTGTCGACTGGGTACGTGTTACCGGTGACTAG
- a CDS encoding FBP domain-containing protein codes for MEPVTEHDIRSSFINCSKGDAKRLPVPRDLDDRPWEDLDFLGWSDPSFPGRCYVVVPREGRLVGVALRYETGGYRRAQMCTVCMTTHASGGVSLMTARKSGESGRRGNSIGTYMCADLACSLYARRKKSPALGRQYREDLEPEERIARVRDNLDAFISRVYG; via the coding sequence ATGGAACCCGTCACCGAACACGACATCAGGTCGTCGTTCATCAATTGCTCCAAAGGCGACGCCAAGCGCCTACCGGTTCCTCGTGACCTGGACGATCGGCCGTGGGAGGATCTCGACTTCCTCGGCTGGAGCGACCCGTCGTTTCCCGGCCGCTGCTATGTCGTCGTGCCGCGGGAGGGTCGTCTGGTCGGCGTCGCGCTGCGCTACGAGACGGGCGGTTATCGACGCGCGCAGATGTGCACGGTCTGCATGACGACGCATGCCAGTGGCGGCGTCTCACTGATGACCGCGCGTAAGTCGGGGGAGTCCGGACGCCGGGGCAACTCGATCGGCACGTACATGTGCGCCGATCTCGCGTGCTCGCTGTACGCGCGCCGGAAGAAGTCGCCCGCGCTCGGCAGGCAGTACCGCGAGGATCTCGAACCGGAGGAGAGGATCGCGCGGGTTCGCGACAACCTCGACGCCTTCATCTCGCGCGTCTACGGCTGA
- a CDS encoding glycosyltransferase family 2 protein, with translation MDPAAPALTLRPAMDSPERPAWDGAVWTGEVWVDAIEDAARLNRAAGIPVRCRLADAEGYGRARLLVRACGRPLGFVEIEVSEGSVNFGELRRRVAGLRVTEPDRSLRTGPARVADGDAVPVTVVICTRDRVSMLGAALRSVLAVDYPAFDVLVVDNAPRTDATRQYVLGLADPRVRLIREPLPGLSRARNTGLSAATGDIVAYTDDDVVVDRHWLSALVDGFGRALSVSCVSGMVPAGEIRTPAQAYFDRRVGWSDSTDARVFDWTAPPDDVPLFPFTVRCYGTGANFAVERDVVRRLGGFDEALGAGSPTGGGEDIDMFFRILRSGRRLVHEPAAIVWHRHRADGEGLLVQSRGYGLGLGAWLAKIAGDPEMATLAATTAARRGGAFVRHLRASSNETAPPTDLAGLLPAGLGSTTLRSIVKGPWAYRSARREGRSPAPLRQWTARPPSTFPRRSMDEL, from the coding sequence ATGGATCCCGCCGCACCGGCTCTCACGCTCCGCCCCGCCATGGACAGTCCCGAGCGCCCGGCGTGGGACGGTGCGGTGTGGACAGGCGAGGTGTGGGTCGACGCGATCGAGGATGCCGCACGGCTCAACCGCGCGGCGGGGATCCCGGTCCGCTGCCGACTGGCGGACGCGGAGGGCTACGGCCGGGCACGACTGCTCGTGCGTGCCTGCGGTCGCCCGCTCGGATTCGTCGAGATCGAGGTGTCGGAAGGTTCGGTGAACTTCGGCGAGCTCAGGCGCCGAGTCGCGGGCCTGCGAGTCACCGAGCCGGACCGTTCCCTGCGGACCGGTCCGGCTCGCGTGGCCGACGGCGACGCCGTGCCAGTGACGGTCGTCATCTGCACACGCGACCGGGTGTCTATGCTGGGCGCGGCGCTCCGATCCGTACTCGCGGTGGACTATCCGGCGTTCGACGTACTCGTCGTCGACAACGCACCCAGAACCGACGCCACCCGGCAGTACGTGCTCGGTCTCGCGGATCCGAGGGTACGCCTGATCCGTGAACCCCTCCCGGGCCTGTCGCGGGCGCGGAACACCGGGCTGTCGGCGGCCACAGGCGACATCGTCGCGTACACCGACGACGACGTCGTGGTCGACCGCCACTGGCTGTCCGCGCTGGTCGACGGGTTCGGCCGGGCACTGTCCGTCTCGTGTGTGTCCGGGATGGTGCCCGCCGGCGAGATCCGGACTCCGGCGCAGGCCTATTTCGACCGGCGGGTCGGCTGGTCGGATTCGACCGACGCCCGGGTCTTCGACTGGACCGCGCCGCCCGACGACGTTCCCCTGTTCCCCTTCACCGTTCGCTGTTACGGCACGGGTGCCAACTTCGCGGTGGAGCGGGATGTGGTTCGCCGCCTCGGGGGTTTCGACGAGGCGCTCGGGGCCGGCTCCCCGACCGGCGGGGGCGAGGACATCGACATGTTCTTCCGGATTCTGCGCTCGGGGCGTCGACTCGTTCACGAACCGGCGGCGATCGTGTGGCATCGGCACCGTGCGGACGGTGAAGGGCTCCTCGTCCAGTCTCGCGGCTACGGACTCGGGCTGGGAGCGTGGCTCGCGAAGATTGCGGGCGACCCCGAGATGGCCACGCTCGCCGCGACGACGGCGGCCCGGCGCGGCGGCGCATTCGTTCGCCATCTCAGAGCCTCGTCGAACGAGACGGCTCCCCCGACCGACCTGGCAGGACTCCTGCCCGCGGGCCTCGGCTCCACCACCCTCCGGTCGATCGTGAAGGGACCGTGGGCCTATCGGTCGGCGCGTCGGGAGGGACGGTCGCCCGCGCCGTTGCGGCAGTGGACCGCGCGGCCGCCAAGTACGTTCCCGCGTCGTTCAATGGATGAACTGTGA
- a CDS encoding glycosyltransferase family 2 protein yields the protein MPDEVPAAGHSLLDPTDESDVGPAESLSVVICAYTTRRWFDLCLSVQSVLCQEGADLELILVIDHCDELYVRACNRFRTDERVTVLANADTRGLSGARNTGVRAAHGDVVAFVDDDARAEPGWTQALMHHYRNRGVASVGGYAVPSWPGERPAWLPEEFDWVVGCSYVGLPTQVAPVRNPIGCNMSMRRSVLYSVGGFRSEVGRVGSVPVGGEETELCIRIRANLNSNRILFDPHMRVQHHVSADRATLRYFVRRCHHEGLSKAVVAELTTASDALSSERSYTLHVLPRAVLREGLSMRRDGLARATVLLLGLAVTTAGYIQGRAAIRLRTGRT from the coding sequence TTGCCCGATGAAGTCCCGGCCGCCGGGCATTCGCTCCTGGACCCGACCGACGAATCTGATGTGGGCCCGGCCGAGTCCCTCTCCGTCGTTATCTGCGCCTACACCACTCGGCGCTGGTTCGACCTGTGCCTCTCGGTGCAGTCGGTGCTGTGTCAGGAGGGTGCCGATCTGGAACTCATCCTGGTGATCGATCACTGCGACGAGTTGTACGTCCGCGCGTGCAACCGATTCCGCACGGACGAGCGGGTGACGGTCCTGGCGAATGCGGATACCCGCGGACTGTCCGGGGCACGCAACACCGGTGTCCGAGCCGCCCACGGTGACGTGGTTGCGTTCGTCGACGACGATGCCCGCGCCGAACCGGGGTGGACGCAGGCCCTCATGCACCACTACCGCAATCGTGGAGTTGCCAGCGTGGGCGGGTATGCGGTCCCGAGCTGGCCCGGGGAACGCCCCGCGTGGCTACCGGAGGAATTCGACTGGGTCGTCGGCTGCAGCTACGTCGGCCTGCCGACGCAGGTCGCACCCGTTCGCAACCCGATCGGCTGCAACATGTCGATGCGCCGCTCCGTTCTGTATTCGGTCGGCGGATTCAGATCCGAGGTAGGCCGCGTCGGCTCGGTTCCGGTCGGTGGTGAGGAGACCGAACTCTGCATCCGCATCCGGGCGAACCTGAACTCCAATCGGATCCTGTTCGACCCGCACATGCGGGTTCAGCACCACGTGTCGGCGGACCGCGCCACCCTGCGCTATTTCGTGCGGAGGTGCCATCACGAGGGACTGTCGAAGGCGGTTGTTGCGGAACTAACCACCGCATCGGACGCACTGAGCAGCGAACGCAGCTACACCCTTCACGTACTGCCGCGTGCGGTGCTGCGCGAAGGGCTGTCGATGCGAAGGGACGGCCTCGCGCGGGCAACGGTCCTGCTGTTGGGTCTGGCAGTCACCACCGCCGGGTACATACAGGGCAGGGCCGCCATCCGTCTACGCACCGGGAGGACCTGA
- a CDS encoding glycosyltransferase family 2 protein, with product MVTNSEAAHTSRRADTGHGPGRNRPPTVSLCIPAYQAERHLQTTLDSVLAQTFTALEIVIVDNNSSDGTREILEKLHDNRIRIIRNKTTVPMVDNFNLAIRESRGRYVKLICADDTIEPDCIATQVAVLEADDNVALVSVRTDFIDDEGALLRPARGLRGIVGRNSGRTVVRRIVRSGSNPIGPPVAGMFRRVDFDRCGGFRGELLFPMELDLWSRLVRKGDFFGVPRTLASFRIGSESTTALTSARSQLAQQLEFTSRLVHDPEWQVPLSDRILGRINAYDMQMRRSLLFALSALRASRRRRALGSEKGRERPG from the coding sequence ATGGTGACGAATTCGGAGGCCGCGCACACATCAAGGCGCGCCGACACAGGGCACGGACCGGGCCGGAACCGGCCCCCGACTGTTTCGCTGTGCATCCCCGCCTATCAGGCGGAGCGTCATCTGCAGACAACCCTGGACAGCGTTCTGGCGCAGACCTTCACCGCCCTGGAAATCGTGATCGTCGACAACAACAGTTCGGACGGCACCCGCGAGATCCTGGAGAAACTCCACGACAACCGTATCCGGATCATCCGGAACAAGACGACGGTGCCGATGGTGGACAATTTCAACCTCGCGATCCGCGAGAGCCGGGGACGATACGTCAAGTTGATCTGCGCCGACGACACCATCGAGCCCGACTGCATCGCAACACAAGTCGCGGTACTCGAGGCCGACGACAATGTCGCGCTCGTGTCCGTGCGAACCGATTTCATTGACGACGAGGGCGCCCTACTCCGTCCAGCGCGGGGGCTCCGGGGAATCGTCGGACGCAATTCGGGACGAACCGTGGTCCGGCGAATCGTCCGGAGCGGCAGCAACCCCATCGGGCCCCCGGTGGCCGGGATGTTCCGGCGGGTCGATTTCGACAGATGCGGCGGGTTCCGGGGCGAACTCCTCTTTCCCATGGAGCTGGACCTTTGGTCGAGGCTCGTCCGGAAAGGCGACTTCTTCGGCGTGCCGAGGACACTGGCGTCGTTCCGGATCGGCAGCGAATCCACCACTGCATTGACCTCGGCGCGTTCGCAACTCGCTCAGCAACTCGAGTTCACGAGCCGATTGGTCCATGACCCCGAGTGGCAGGTCCCGCTGTCCGACCGCATACTCGGCCGAATCAACGCCTACGACATGCAGATGCGCCGAAGTCTGCTGTTCGCCCTCAGCGCGCTCCGCGCGTCGAGGCGCCGACGTGCACTCGGATCGGAGAAGGGCCGGGAACGACCGGGGTGA
- a CDS encoding glycosyltransferase family 2 protein, whose protein sequence is MDAHVTEIHPNDNPRKSTTRPTVSVVMPALNEAKNLPFVAARMPTGIDELVFVDGNSVDDTVAVARRLWPDAKILTQTRKGKGNALACGFMHATSDIVVMIDADGSTDPAEIPAFVDALIHGADFAKGSRFIAGGGSADITFTRKLGNWMLNSFVNMEFAVSFTDLCYGYNAFWRRHVSVMSLPETDRPDAHWGDGFEIETLINVRMATAGLGIVEIPSFERRRISGKSNLNVVRDGFRVLRTVRMEYRNGTKMTAKSVERPTSLSRRSVYSWRSRDRGDYVAR, encoded by the coding sequence ATGGATGCACACGTGACCGAGATACACCCCAACGACAATCCGAGGAAGAGCACAACGAGACCGACCGTGTCAGTGGTGATGCCGGCACTGAACGAAGCGAAGAACCTGCCTTTCGTGGCGGCCCGGATGCCCACAGGCATCGACGAACTCGTGTTCGTCGACGGAAACTCCGTCGACGACACCGTCGCGGTCGCCCGGCGGTTGTGGCCCGACGCGAAGATTCTGACGCAGACCCGCAAGGGTAAGGGCAATGCGCTGGCCTGCGGGTTCATGCACGCGACGTCCGACATCGTGGTGATGATCGACGCCGACGGATCCACCGACCCCGCCGAGATCCCGGCGTTCGTCGACGCACTGATCCACGGTGCGGACTTCGCGAAGGGAAGCCGGTTCATCGCCGGCGGCGGGAGCGCAGACATCACGTTCACCCGCAAGCTGGGCAACTGGATGCTGAACTCGTTCGTCAACATGGAATTCGCCGTCTCGTTCACCGATCTCTGCTACGGATACAACGCGTTCTGGCGTCGGCACGTTAGCGTGATGTCGCTGCCCGAGACAGACCGCCCCGACGCGCACTGGGGTGACGGCTTCGAGATCGAGACGCTGATCAACGTCCGGATGGCGACTGCAGGCCTCGGCATTGTCGAGATTCCGAGCTTCGAACGGCGCCGGATCAGCGGCAAGAGCAATCTGAACGTCGTGCGCGACGGGTTCCGAGTGCTCCGGACGGTGCGAATGGAATACCGCAACGGCACGAAAATGACCGCGAAATCGGTCGAGCGGCCCACCTCGCTCAGCCGCCGATCCGTCTACTCGTGGCGGTCCCGCGATCGCGGTGATTACGTTGCCCGATGA
- a CDS encoding lipopolysaccharide biosynthesis protein, which translates to MTPGIPPIEARRADTEHPAERNLRLNTNALILANALAGLLGLAFWAAAARLFPAREVGVASALITSAVMLSTLSILSIDTMYERFLPLAGTRTGALLKHGFLLVSATSLLSGTALVVFGPRDPLFESGWAKICFPVFVMVLGVFTLQDKATAGLGVARWSAAKNAFHAAAKLVALLALAGTDVAVSIVSAWGATAAAAALCILVALHRRSRSHPRFLATPNLPPRRELWSYFGSSFGITALWAIGPLVVPLIVVTQVGAEANAYFAIAWAMISALYLMVHLVVSPYVAEVAAHPDRVAALSRRLVRTLAVVACAGGVGLVVVGPVLLGVVGAEYRIHSTGLLYLAGVFIPLSVVGAVYEGLARVHRRLTLALVVRGVSTLIIVGGSVIGTRAIGVVGVGWAYLAAEAVSALLLIGPVILWLRRASPERGYDGIPAHDPGGERVE; encoded by the coding sequence GTGACTCCCGGCATTCCTCCCATCGAGGCGCGGCGTGCCGACACCGAGCACCCCGCCGAGCGGAACCTGCGCCTCAACACCAACGCCCTGATTCTCGCCAATGCCCTGGCGGGCCTTCTCGGACTCGCCTTCTGGGCCGCCGCCGCCCGGCTGTTCCCCGCCCGCGAAGTCGGGGTGGCATCGGCGCTGATCACGTCCGCCGTGATGCTGTCGACGTTGTCGATCCTCAGTATCGACACGATGTACGAGCGGTTCCTGCCATTGGCGGGCACCCGCACCGGAGCATTACTCAAACACGGATTCCTCCTGGTTTCGGCGACGTCTCTGCTGTCGGGGACCGCGCTCGTGGTGTTCGGACCCCGCGACCCACTGTTCGAATCCGGCTGGGCGAAGATCTGTTTCCCGGTCTTCGTGATGGTGCTCGGTGTGTTCACCCTGCAGGACAAGGCCACCGCCGGACTCGGGGTGGCGAGATGGTCGGCCGCGAAGAACGCCTTCCACGCGGCGGCGAAACTCGTCGCCCTGCTCGCGCTGGCCGGCACCGACGTCGCCGTGTCCATCGTATCCGCGTGGGGTGCGACCGCGGCGGCCGCGGCCCTGTGCATTCTGGTTGCGCTGCACCGGCGGTCTCGGTCCCACCCCCGATTTCTCGCGACGCCGAACCTGCCGCCCCGCCGTGAGTTGTGGTCGTATTTCGGTTCGTCCTTCGGCATCACCGCGCTGTGGGCGATCGGGCCTCTCGTGGTGCCGCTGATCGTCGTCACCCAGGTCGGCGCCGAGGCGAATGCGTACTTCGCGATCGCGTGGGCGATGATCAGCGCGCTGTATCTGATGGTCCATCTGGTCGTCAGCCCGTACGTGGCGGAAGTCGCCGCCCATCCGGACAGGGTTGCGGCGCTCTCGCGCCGACTGGTGCGCACGCTCGCAGTGGTGGCGTGCGCCGGCGGGGTCGGACTAGTGGTCGTCGGGCCTGTCCTCCTCGGTGTCGTCGGCGCGGAATACCGCATCCACAGCACCGGTTTGCTCTACCTCGCCGGCGTGTTCATTCCCCTGTCCGTGGTGGGCGCCGTCTACGAGGGGCTCGCGCGGGTGCACCGCAGGCTGACACTTGCGCTGGTCGTCCGCGGCGTGTCCACCCTGATCATCGTCGGCGGCTCCGTGATCGGCACGCGAGCGATCGGTGTCGTCGGCGTCGGCTGGGCCTACCTCGCCGCCGAGGCGGTGTCGGCACTGCTGCTGATCGGTCCGGTGATCCTCTGGCTTCGGCGGGCCTCACCCGAACGCGGGTACGACGGGATTCCCGCACACGATCCGGGAGGTGAGCGAGTTGAGTAG